From one Thermatribacter velox genomic stretch:
- the tgt gene encoding tRNA guanosine(34) transglycosylase Tgt — MARQNFVLHKLDSTSKARLGTLYTAHGAIKTPVFMPVGTQGTVKAVAQDRLESLGVEIFLCNSYHLHLRPGEDLIAEAGGLHEFISWKKSLLTDSGGYQVFSLTSLVGVSDEGVTFKSHLDGSLHHITPELSMEIQQKLGADIIMAFDQCVGFPASVQEEKVAAQRTLLWAKKCKETFSSSWQQLFGIVQGGTQKELREFCAREIVAMGFDGYALGGLSVGEPKPLMYEMIEVVEPYLPEEKPRYLMGVGAPDDILEAVARGIDMFDCVLPTRNARNGCLLTRRGKLNITRSEFARDFQPPDSDCSCYTCSKFSRAYLRHLFKAGEILAAELATIHNLFFMLELMRKIREALEGGYFQDFKQDFLATYNSGF, encoded by the coding sequence TTGGCCAGGCAGAATTTTGTGTTGCACAAATTGGATTCAACCAGTAAAGCTCGTTTGGGGACTCTATATACGGCGCATGGTGCAATTAAGACGCCCGTTTTTATGCCGGTTGGGACCCAGGGCACGGTTAAGGCTGTTGCTCAGGACCGCTTGGAATCACTTGGGGTGGAAATTTTCCTTTGTAACTCGTATCATTTGCACCTGCGCCCTGGTGAGGACCTGATTGCAGAAGCAGGGGGTTTGCACGAATTTATTTCTTGGAAAAAGTCGTTGTTGACTGATAGTGGTGGGTATCAGGTGTTTAGTTTAACCAGCTTGGTTGGGGTGAGCGATGAAGGGGTTACTTTTAAGTCGCACCTGGACGGCTCCCTGCACCATATTACGCCTGAGCTGTCGATGGAAATCCAGCAAAAACTGGGTGCAGATATTATCATGGCCTTTGATCAGTGTGTCGGATTTCCTGCTTCGGTTCAAGAAGAGAAGGTGGCTGCCCAACGGACTTTGTTGTGGGCAAAAAAGTGCAAAGAAACATTTTCTTCTTCCTGGCAGCAGCTTTTTGGCATCGTACAAGGGGGAACCCAGAAAGAGTTACGGGAGTTTTGTGCTCGTGAAATAGTGGCGATGGGGTTTGATGGTTATGCGCTGGGTGGTTTGAGTGTTGGAGAGCCTAAACCTCTGATGTATGAGATGATCGAGGTGGTTGAACCATATTTACCAGAAGAAAAGCCCCGTTACTTGATGGGGGTAGGTGCTCCTGATGATATTCTGGAGGCCGTTGCTCGGGGTATAGATATGTTTGATTGTGTTTTGCCGACCAGGAATGCTCGTAATGGTTGCTTACTTACCAGAAGGGGAAAGCTAAACATTACCAGAAGCGAATTCGCCCGGGATTTTCAGCCACCGGATTCGGACTGTTCTTGTTATACCTGTTCAAAATTTTCGAGGGCCTATCTGCGCCATCTCTTTAAAGCTGGAGAAATCTTGGCAGCAGAGTTAGCTACTATACATAACCTTTTTTTTATGTTAGAGTTAATGAGAAAAATTCGAGAGGCCCTTGAAGGTGGTTATTTTCAAGATTTTAAACAGGATTTTCTTGCCACTTACAACAGTGGTTTCTAA
- a CDS encoding energy-coupling factor transporter ATPase — MFIRLEHVYFTYFPDTPFETRVLRDINLVINRGESIGIVGRTGCGKSTLVQHFNALLLPQQGEVWVDGTNTKTRGVNLKEIRKKVGLVFQYPEHQMFEETVFKEVAFGPRNMGVTGEALEETVRWAIAMVGLDYEEVKDRTPFELSGGQMRRVAIASILSMRPEVLVLDEPTAGLDPQGKKSILLKLKELREKEGLTLVLVSHSMEDLVIVCERILVMHDGQIVIDGAPREVFTQFSLEQYGIKPPITVQTAFMLRERGFNIEPSLLTPQELAEAILKEVLEKRNVW, encoded by the coding sequence ATGTTCATTCGTTTAGAGCACGTCTATTTTACTTATTTTCCGGATACGCCTTTTGAAACCAGAGTACTTCGAGACATTAATCTGGTTATTAACCGGGGTGAAAGCATAGGTATAGTGGGTAGAACGGGATGTGGCAAGTCTACTCTGGTGCAGCATTTTAACGCTCTTTTGTTGCCCCAACAGGGCGAAGTTTGGGTTGATGGTACCAATACCAAAACCAGGGGAGTGAATCTTAAAGAAATCCGGAAAAAAGTGGGTCTGGTTTTTCAGTATCCTGAGCATCAAATGTTCGAAGAAACCGTTTTTAAAGAGGTGGCTTTTGGTCCCAGGAATATGGGTGTTACTGGAGAGGCTCTTGAAGAAACTGTCCGTTGGGCTATTGCTATGGTAGGGCTTGATTACGAAGAGGTAAAAGATCGCACTCCGTTTGAGCTAAGTGGAGGTCAAATGCGCAGAGTAGCAATTGCCAGTATATTGTCAATGCGTCCTGAAGTTTTGGTTCTGGATGAACCCACTGCTGGTCTGGACCCCCAGGGGAAGAAAAGTATTCTTTTGAAGCTGAAGGAGCTTCGCGAGAAAGAAGGGTTAACCTTGGTTTTGGTTTCCCATAGTATGGAAGATTTAGTCATTGTTTGTGAACGCATCCTGGTCATGCATGATGGACAGATAGTAATTGATGGTGCTCCTCGCGAGGTGTTTACTCAGTTTTCCCTCGAACAATACGGCATCAAACCACCAATAACTGTTCAAACAGCCTTTATGCTTCGGGAGAGAGGTTTCAATATTGAGCCTTCTCTGTTAACTCCTCAGGAGCTTGCTGAGGCTATTTTAAAAGAAGTTTTGGAGAAAAGAAATGTTTGGTAA
- a CDS encoding YebC/PmpR family DNA-binding transcriptional regulator has protein sequence MSGHSKWAQIKHKKAKTDLAKGKAFSKLIRLITVAARQGGGNPENNPRLRLVIQKAREMNMPQENIERAIKKGTGELEGVSYEEVTYEGYGPGGVAVMVEATTDNRNRTTAEIRHIFSKHGGSLGETGCVSWIFERKGLLSFEKGKVDEDEVMTVAIEAGAEDVRTTETTLDVLTAPDDFEKVKEAFDQTGLEYVVAQITMIPKTTVSLEGKQAQQLLNLIEALEDHDDVQEVYANFDIADEVLESLKD, from the coding sequence ATGTCTGGACATTCAAAGTGGGCACAAATTAAACATAAAAAAGCTAAAACCGATCTTGCTAAGGGCAAGGCTTTCAGCAAGCTTATTCGACTCATTACCGTTGCGGCTCGTCAGGGAGGAGGAAATCCCGAGAATAACCCGCGCTTGAGGCTGGTTATTCAGAAGGCACGGGAAATGAACATGCCTCAGGAAAATATCGAGCGAGCAATCAAAAAGGGCACGGGTGAACTGGAAGGGGTTTCTTACGAAGAAGTGACCTATGAAGGCTATGGTCCTGGTGGCGTTGCGGTTATGGTTGAAGCTACGACTGATAACCGCAATCGCACCACGGCGGAAATACGTCACATATTTAGCAAACACGGTGGTAGTCTTGGCGAGACGGGTTGTGTATCCTGGATCTTTGAAAGGAAAGGCTTGTTAAGTTTTGAAAAAGGTAAGGTTGATGAAGATGAAGTAATGACGGTTGCCATCGAGGCTGGAGCAGAAGATGTCAGGACTACGGAAACCACCCTGGATGTGCTGACTGCTCCAGATGATTTTGAAAAGGTTAAGGAAGCTTTTGACCAGACTGGTCTGGAATACGTCGTTGCCCAAATTACCATGATTCCAAAAACTACCGTTTCGCTGGAAGGCAAGCAAGCGCAGCAGTTGTTAAATCTTATTGAAGCTCTTGAAGATCATGACGATGTGCAGGAAGTTTACGCCAACTTTGATATCGCTGATGAAGTTCTCGAATCTTTAAAGGACTAA
- a CDS encoding energy-coupling factor transporter transmembrane protein EcfT: MFGKSLVVGQYIPVDSPLHRLDPRTKIIFAGVAIVELFLIKGWLAFLLIGVMVSFLVVLARVPFGYLLRSLRPILFLLVLTLILHVFFTPGEYVYEHGFIHISMTGLQRGIFIVVRLCLLIMITSLLTLTTSPVELTDGIEYLLSPFKRWGFPAHELAMMMTIAMRFIPTLLEEADRIMKAQKARGMDFESGNFIQRAKNLIPLLVPLFINSFKRADELAIAMESRCYRGGEGRTRLRVLKMVFYDYLFLVTSLSLFTVVTAGSYFW, from the coding sequence ATGTTTGGTAAAAGCTTGGTAGTGGGACAGTACATACCGGTTGATTCTCCTCTACATCGGCTTGACCCACGGACAAAAATCATCTTTGCAGGTGTGGCCATTGTTGAACTCTTTTTAATCAAAGGTTGGCTTGCTTTTTTGCTAATCGGTGTGATGGTTAGTTTTTTGGTTGTGCTGGCACGTGTTCCCTTCGGGTATTTACTTCGCAGTTTGAGGCCCATCTTATTTTTACTGGTGCTGACCCTGATATTACATGTTTTCTTCACTCCTGGTGAGTATGTTTATGAGCATGGTTTTATTCATATATCCATGACAGGATTACAGAGGGGTATTTTTATTGTGGTGAGATTATGTTTGCTTATCATGATTACTTCTCTTTTGACTTTGACTACTTCTCCAGTAGAGTTGACGGATGGGATAGAATATCTCCTTTCTCCTTTTAAGCGGTGGGGGTTCCCGGCTCATGAACTGGCCATGATGATGACTATTGCCATGCGCTTCATTCCAACTTTACTTGAAGAAGCAGATCGCATTATGAAGGCTCAGAAAGCACGAGGTATGGATTTTGAATCGGGTAATTTTATACAGCGCGCTAAAAACCTTATACCTCTTCTGGTGCCTTTGTTTATCAATTCTTTTAAAAGAGCTGATGAGCTGGCTATTGCTATGGAGTCTCGCTGTTATAGGGGGGGAGAGGGCAGAACGCGCTTGCGAGTTTTGAAAATGGTCTTCTACGATTATTTGTTTTTGGTTACTTCATTGAGTCTTTTTACTGTGGTTACGGCGGGTTCTTATTTTTGGTAA
- the yajC gene encoding preprotein translocase subunit YajC, with protein sequence MSFWIPIAFAQEAQPAAQPAAPGIFAQLLPLFFIIIIFYFLLIRPQQQRQKSQQELWNSLKKGDQVVTAGGIHGTVVQVKDNEVVLEVAKDVRMTFSKTAIASKK encoded by the coding sequence ATGAGTTTTTGGATACCCATTGCTTTCGCCCAGGAAGCCCAACCCGCTGCCCAACCTGCCGCTCCTGGGATTTTTGCTCAACTGTTACCTTTGTTTTTTATCATTATCATTTTTTATTTTTTACTCATTCGCCCTCAACAGCAGCGACAGAAGAGCCAGCAGGAGTTGTGGAACAGCTTGAAAAAGGGTGATCAGGTAGTAACCGCAGGAGGTATACACGGGACAGTAGTTCAAGTTAAAGACAACGAAGTGGTTTTGGAAGTGGCCAAGGACGTTAGGATGACCTTTTCGAAAACGGCTATAGCGTCTAAGAAATAA
- a CDS encoding epoxyqueuosine reductase QueH: MDNTVLLHTCCGPCATHVANALMKEGFEVVLFFYNPNIHPFDEYVKRYESFVEYARYKGLKVETPFAYNPLEFFEWIKEPEERCVRCYEMRLSRTARWAREQGYPFFTTTLTISPYQDLENIFKVGEKVEKRERVVFLKKNFRSGFTESVKISRELGLYRQNYCGCIFSKWEGVKRRIWKSLTGPSSS; this comes from the coding sequence ATGGATAATACGGTTCTTCTGCACACCTGTTGCGGTCCTTGTGCCACCCATGTAGCGAATGCTCTTATGAAAGAGGGCTTTGAGGTTGTTCTCTTTTTTTATAATCCGAACATTCACCCTTTTGACGAATATGTAAAAAGGTATGAGTCTTTTGTGGAGTATGCGCGGTATAAGGGATTGAAAGTAGAAACACCTTTTGCATACAACCCGTTGGAGTTTTTTGAGTGGATCAAAGAACCAGAAGAGCGCTGTGTTCGTTGCTACGAGATGCGTCTTAGTCGTACAGCGCGGTGGGCGAGAGAACAGGGATATCCTTTTTTTACAACAACCCTCACCATAAGTCCCTATCAGGATCTCGAAAACATTTTTAAGGTTGGAGAAAAGGTAGAGAAAAGAGAGCGGGTGGTTTTTCTAAAAAAGAATTTCCGCTCGGGATTTACAGAAAGTGTTAAAATATCCAGAGAACTGGGTCTTTATCGACAGAATTATTGCGGATGCATTTTTAGCAAATGGGAAGGAGTGAAACGAAGGATATGGAAATCTCTTACTGGGCCAAGTTCTTCCTGA
- the ruvB gene encoding Holliday junction branch migration DNA helicase RuvB, with protein MSEIAGGRFLKEILKRERDDFALRPRSLDEFVGQERLKRNLKVFISASLLRKEPLDHVLFYGPPGLGKTTLAFIIAEELGREIRCFSGPTFSRAGDIASVLTSIGEGDVVFIDEIHRLPRPCEEVLYTAMEDFAIDVLVGKGPGTRSIRLSLPPFTLVGATTRLSLVSAPLRNRFGITEKLDFYSQSELQEIIKNTATQFGMNLREEAVAEIASRSRGTPRIAKRLLRRVRDFADYYRKKEIDGSFVRKVFRALDVDELGLSWADRNLLRVLKEKFGGGPTGLNSLATAMNEDVLTLENFYEPYLIKLGFLARTARGRVLTSQGEQYLQRFDQNG; from the coding sequence ATGTCAGAAATTGCAGGTGGACGCTTTCTTAAAGAGATTTTAAAAAGAGAAAGAGATGATTTTGCCCTCAGGCCTCGCTCGCTTGATGAGTTTGTGGGGCAGGAAAGACTGAAGCGAAATCTAAAGGTGTTCATAAGTGCTTCCCTGTTGCGCAAGGAGCCTTTAGATCACGTTTTGTTTTATGGGCCCCCTGGTTTGGGGAAAACCACTCTGGCTTTCATTATTGCTGAAGAGCTTGGTCGGGAAATACGTTGTTTTTCTGGACCCACCTTTTCTCGTGCCGGAGATATTGCCTCGGTTCTTACTTCTATAGGCGAGGGAGATGTCGTCTTTATAGATGAAATACACCGGCTTCCTCGGCCTTGCGAAGAAGTTCTTTATACTGCCATGGAAGATTTTGCAATCGATGTTCTGGTGGGCAAAGGGCCTGGAACGAGAAGCATAAGGCTTAGTTTGCCACCTTTTACTCTGGTTGGAGCAACCACCAGGCTTAGCCTGGTAAGTGCTCCCTTGCGCAATCGTTTTGGCATTACTGAAAAGCTGGATTTTTACAGTCAATCTGAACTGCAAGAAATTATCAAAAACACTGCTACCCAGTTTGGAATGAATCTTCGAGAAGAAGCAGTTGCTGAAATAGCCAGTCGTTCTCGTGGCACACCGAGAATCGCTAAGCGCCTGTTGCGTAGGGTACGAGATTTTGCCGATTACTACCGGAAAAAAGAAATAGATGGATCCTTCGTGAGAAAAGTTTTTCGGGCTCTGGATGTGGATGAATTGGGTTTGAGTTGGGCGGATAGAAATTTGCTCCGAGTGCTTAAAGAGAAGTTTGGAGGTGGTCCAACGGGCTTAAATAGCCTGGCTACTGCAATGAACGAGGATGTTTTGACGTTAGAAAATTTTTATGAACCCTACCTGATTAAACTTGGTTTTCTGGCGCGCACAGCTCGGGGTAGGGTGCTTACTTCACAAGGAGAACAATATCTGCAGAGGTTTGACCAAAATGGATAA
- the queA gene encoding tRNA preQ1(34) S-adenosylmethionine ribosyltransferase-isomerase QueA, which translates to MRLEEFDFVLPQELIAQQPVQPRDTCRLMVVKRKEGVFEHCLFKNLVEYVSVGDVLVINDTKVVPARFYAKKETGGKVEILFLGKENLFWKVLLNPSRRVREGQLLFLDERRENGFRVIKRDAEGTWWLEPLFSLAEEGVFEKFGKTPLPPYIKAGDVPLSSYQTVYARVPGSVAAPTAGLHFTPELLDALRSKGVEIAYITLHVGLGTFKPIKSKNILEHRMHSETYSIAPEEALKIETARKRGQRIIACGTTVVRALEATHLKFGEIRGCQEETDLFIYPGFQFKVVNAMITNFHLPRSTLFVLVCAFGGKELMQKAYQEAIAQRYRFYSFGDAMLIL; encoded by the coding sequence ATGAGGCTTGAAGAGTTTGATTTTGTACTTCCCCAGGAATTGATTGCTCAGCAGCCAGTTCAGCCTCGCGATACTTGTCGGTTAATGGTTGTTAAGAGAAAAGAGGGTGTTTTTGAGCATTGCCTCTTTAAAAATCTTGTTGAGTATGTGAGTGTGGGGGACGTACTGGTTATAAATGATACCAAAGTTGTTCCAGCTCGTTTTTATGCCAAGAAGGAAACCGGGGGTAAAGTGGAGATTCTCTTTTTAGGGAAGGAGAACTTGTTTTGGAAAGTACTTTTGAACCCTTCACGGAGAGTAAGGGAAGGACAGCTTCTATTCCTTGATGAAAGAAGAGAAAACGGTTTTAGGGTTATAAAAAGAGATGCCGAGGGAACCTGGTGGTTGGAACCTCTTTTTTCTCTTGCCGAAGAGGGAGTTTTCGAGAAATTTGGCAAAACTCCTTTACCTCCCTACATCAAGGCTGGCGATGTTCCTCTTTCCAGTTATCAAACAGTCTATGCTCGTGTTCCAGGTTCGGTGGCTGCACCTACAGCTGGCTTGCATTTTACCCCTGAACTGCTTGATGCGCTTCGTTCAAAAGGTGTAGAAATAGCGTATATTACCCTGCATGTGGGTTTAGGGACTTTCAAGCCCATAAAAAGCAAAAATATCCTTGAGCACAGAATGCATAGTGAAACCTATTCCATTGCTCCAGAAGAAGCCCTAAAAATAGAAACGGCCAGGAAGAGAGGCCAGAGAATAATAGCCTGTGGTACCACTGTGGTCAGGGCTCTTGAGGCAACTCATTTGAAATTTGGTGAAATTCGTGGTTGTCAGGAGGAAACGGATTTGTTCATTTACCCGGGTTTCCAGTTCAAGGTAGTTAACGCTATGATTACCAACTTTCACTTACCCCGTTCTACGCTTTTTGTTCTGGTTTGTGCTTTTGGGGGCAAGGAATTAATGCAAAAGGCCTATCAGGAAGCCATTGCCCAGAGATATCGATTTTACAGCTTTGGTGACGCAATGCTGATTTTATGA
- the truA gene encoding tRNA pseudouridine(38-40) synthase TruA: MRRVVCVVEYKGTGYNGWQRQKNTGSTFQEILERTLSRITGDRVTIEASSRTDAGVHAVGQVVAFSVSSQLSLSVLKRALNACLPQEIRIRNLLEAPQDFHPRRGVKYKHYVYLLALVHSVPPFWNDFVFCVRKRVFDLALLQEAANLLVGYHDFTSFSAAGGDDYFCWRTIFSFKVEEKSKGLLRFDVVGDGFLYKMVRIMVGEIWRVGTGEKSLAALQEMLNKPSRVYHRFCMPPQGLYLVEVGYEAFNPYQGLVLREGLAPFPLWVEEH, encoded by the coding sequence ATGCGTAGAGTAGTTTGTGTAGTTGAATATAAAGGTACGGGTTATAACGGCTGGCAACGCCAGAAGAACACGGGTTCCACGTTTCAGGAAATTCTGGAAAGAACGCTTTCCAGAATTACTGGCGATAGGGTTACAATTGAAGCCTCAAGCCGCACGGATGCAGGTGTGCATGCTGTAGGCCAGGTTGTGGCTTTTTCTGTGTCATCACAATTATCGCTTAGTGTTCTTAAAAGGGCTCTTAACGCTTGTTTGCCCCAAGAAATAAGAATTCGTAATTTGCTGGAAGCTCCTCAAGATTTCCACCCCCGCCGCGGAGTTAAGTATAAGCACTATGTGTATCTCCTTGCTTTGGTGCACAGCGTTCCTCCCTTTTGGAATGACTTTGTTTTTTGTGTGAGAAAGAGGGTTTTTGATTTAGCACTGTTACAGGAAGCAGCGAACTTACTGGTTGGCTATCATGATTTCACTTCTTTTTCGGCGGCTGGCGGTGATGACTATTTTTGTTGGCGAACCATTTTTTCCTTCAAGGTAGAAGAAAAAAGCAAAGGCCTGCTTCGTTTTGACGTGGTAGGAGATGGTTTTCTTTATAAAATGGTCAGGATTATGGTAGGTGAAATTTGGAGAGTAGGAACAGGCGAAAAAAGCTTAGCCGCTTTGCAGGAGATGCTTAATAAACCTTCGAGGGTTTATCACCGATTCTGCATGCCTCCGCAGGGACTTTATCTGGTAGAAGTTGGTTATGAAGCTTTTAATCCTTATCAGGGATTAGTTCTCAGGGAAGGACTTGCACCCTTTCCCCTCTGGGTTGAAGAGCATTAA
- a CDS encoding SpoIID/LytB domain-containing protein: protein MIYKKLLRTFALLVVLGTLFALNRAFADEPWVRVGIGLFQEVHLEASQGLKISLSDGKNLAKNSVHFSIAKDGTININGTSSHAFSILVTPRGGIARVNGRPYRGRFMLYAVGSDIKVVNLVSLEDYIKGTVKLEISPRWPQEAVLAYIIVVRTYALANLGRHRDEGFDFCASSHCLCYGGVNAESEITNSLVEKSRGLIVTYQGKPAQVFFHSESGGVTESASAVWGKQVPYLVSVVSPWEEEAPHAKWKVSFSLSQIEKKLLEKGLIKGKLQNLSFEFGENGRAREVKALTTQGVFTFTAHRFREAMGFDKLPSTLFRVNIERQSKTIPSVGPRENPKSSRGSQRKKDIEELLQKDWTLDEIIAYLQEREQLRKSNLSVQDAEVAGISLTQDVSEEVWCVFEGSGYGHGVGLSQWGARGMALQGYDCFQILQHYFPGCEIRRAVFR, encoded by the coding sequence ATGATCTACAAGAAATTGCTGAGAACTTTCGCATTGCTTGTTGTTCTGGGAACTTTGTTTGCGCTGAATCGCGCTTTTGCGGATGAACCCTGGGTTAGAGTAGGCATTGGGCTCTTCCAGGAAGTACACTTGGAGGCTTCTCAGGGGTTGAAGATTAGCTTATCCGATGGAAAAAATCTGGCCAAAAACTCGGTTCATTTCTCGATTGCTAAAGATGGGACCATCAACATTAATGGCACTTCCAGCCATGCTTTTTCAATACTGGTCACACCTCGGGGAGGCATTGCCAGGGTTAATGGTCGGCCTTATCGAGGGCGCTTCATGCTTTACGCTGTTGGTTCTGATATAAAAGTAGTTAATCTGGTTAGCCTGGAAGATTACATTAAGGGTACTGTTAAACTTGAAATTAGTCCTCGGTGGCCTCAGGAAGCAGTTCTCGCCTATATCATAGTGGTCAGAACCTATGCTCTGGCTAATTTAGGCAGGCATCGTGATGAAGGTTTTGATTTCTGTGCTTCTTCTCATTGTTTGTGTTATGGTGGTGTTAATGCAGAAAGCGAGATAACCAATTCACTGGTAGAGAAAAGTAGAGGCCTTATCGTTACCTATCAAGGAAAGCCTGCTCAGGTTTTCTTTCATTCAGAGAGTGGTGGAGTGACCGAATCAGCTTCTGCGGTATGGGGTAAGCAGGTGCCTTATTTAGTCAGCGTTGTTTCTCCTTGGGAAGAAGAGGCCCCTCATGCTAAATGGAAAGTGTCTTTTTCTCTGTCCCAGATTGAGAAAAAACTGCTCGAGAAAGGTTTGATCAAGGGTAAATTGCAGAATTTATCTTTCGAGTTTGGTGAAAACGGACGTGCCAGAGAAGTCAAAGCTCTGACCACTCAGGGTGTTTTTACCTTTACAGCTCACCGCTTTAGAGAAGCAATGGGTTTCGATAAATTGCCCAGTACCCTTTTCAGGGTTAACATCGAACGTCAAAGCAAAACTATCCCCTCTGTTGGGCCTCGTGAAAATCCGAAAAGCTCCAGGGGAAGCCAGAGAAAAAAGGACATTGAAGAGCTACTCCAAAAAGATTGGACTCTCGACGAGATTATTGCTTACCTTCAAGAAAGAGAACAATTGAGAAAAAGCAATCTTTCTGTGCAAGATGCTGAGGTGGCTGGAATTTCCTTGACTCAAGATGTAAGCGAAGAAGTATGGTGCGTTTTTGAAGGTAGTGGTTACGGTCATGGAGTAGGTTTGTCTCAGTGGGGTGCCAGGGGAATGGCTCTTCAGGGTTACGATTGCTTTCAGATACTCCAGCATTATTTCCCGGGTTGCGAAATCAGGAGGGCAGTGTTCCGTTGA
- the ruvC gene encoding crossover junction endodeoxyribonuclease RuvC: MIFLGVDPGTATTGVGVVAFEIKTKSFKPLFYDVITTSKSLSAALRLREIFEAVNHFIQVFSPHQMVVEELFFNRNVKTALSVGEARGVVLLCAALIGVPVFEYTPLEVKQAVVGYGRASKQQVIYMVRQILGISEEITPDDAADALALCVCHGFRLLLGSSNV, translated from the coding sequence TTGATTTTTTTAGGCGTTGATCCTGGTACTGCGACCACAGGAGTTGGGGTGGTCGCTTTTGAAATCAAAACCAAAAGTTTTAAGCCCCTTTTTTATGATGTAATTACTACCAGCAAGAGCCTTTCTGCTGCTTTGCGTTTGCGGGAGATATTTGAAGCAGTAAACCACTTTATCCAGGTTTTTTCTCCGCACCAAATGGTTGTGGAAGAACTTTTTTTTAATCGCAACGTGAAGACTGCTCTCTCAGTTGGTGAAGCGCGAGGTGTTGTGCTTCTCTGTGCAGCTTTGATTGGTGTTCCTGTCTTTGAATACACACCTCTTGAGGTTAAACAAGCAGTGGTTGGTTATGGCAGAGCTTCCAAGCAGCAGGTCATCTATATGGTTCGTCAAATTTTGGGCATTAGCGAAGAGATAACTCCTGATGATGCTGCTGATGCCCTGGCTTTGTGTGTATGTCATGGTTTTAGGTTACTGTTAGGGAGTAGCAATGTTTGA
- a CDS encoding DUF2905 domain-containing protein — MEISYWAKFFLTLGIIFIVIGLLFFLLPKIPGINRLGRLPGDIVVHRGNFVFYFPLTTCIIISVLLTLIFTLFLRR, encoded by the coding sequence ATGGAAATCTCTTACTGGGCCAAGTTCTTCCTGACCTTAGGGATTATTTTTATCGTTATTGGCTTGTTGTTCTTTCTTCTTCCCAAAATCCCGGGTATAAACCGCCTCGGCCGTTTGCCTGGTGATATTGTGGTGCACCGGGGCAATTTTGTTTTTTATTTCCCTCTGACTACCTGTATCATTATCAGTGTGCTTCTTACCCTTATTTTCACGCTTTTCTTGAGAAGATAG
- the ruvA gene encoding Holliday junction branch migration protein RuvA, protein MFEYIRGKLVERNPLSWIVEVGCFALEINITPFSASLQTGAEVLLYIRSFMKENGVFIFYGFLDRKERLCFDLLCTLRGINHRKAFKLLSRVCWKDLVRLVLEENRSELEARTNLASTTVSRLILELKPRFVEAGLCLGEGSSSMLPSYLEAREALAALGYSSGEVKEVLDQLLVKTGGGLTTEELVKEALRFLGGQG, encoded by the coding sequence ATGTTTGAATACATAAGAGGAAAACTGGTGGAGCGCAATCCCTTGAGTTGGATTGTCGAAGTAGGGTGTTTTGCTCTGGAGATTAACATTACTCCTTTTTCGGCTTCTTTGCAAACAGGTGCAGAGGTCCTTCTTTACATTCGTTCCTTTATGAAGGAAAACGGCGTTTTTATTTTTTATGGGTTTTTAGATAGAAAAGAACGACTTTGTTTCGATTTACTCTGTACTCTTCGAGGTATCAACCATCGCAAGGCCTTTAAACTGCTTTCCAGGGTATGTTGGAAAGACTTAGTAAGGTTGGTTCTTGAAGAAAATCGCTCTGAACTTGAAGCAAGAACTAATTTGGCTTCCACGACGGTAAGTAGGCTTATTCTGGAATTAAAACCTCGTTTTGTTGAGGCAGGGCTTTGCCTTGGAGAAGGGAGCAGTAGTATGCTTCCTTCTTATCTGGAAGCTCGAGAAGCCCTGGCAGCTCTTGGTTATTCTTCCGGCGAAGTTAAAGAGGTTTTGGACCAGCTACTTGTAAAAACTGGTGGCGGTCTTACTACTGAAGAACTGGTGAAAGAAGCTCTCCGGTTTTTGGGTGGTCAGGGATAA